One Gottschalkia purinilytica genomic region harbors:
- a CDS encoding helix-turn-helix domain-containing protein yields MRTTMTAKEAAEYLDISYWLILELVKRKEIPCIDLGNRKLFRKHSLNEWMNRKEQESIESEELEYEIKRIF; encoded by the coding sequence ATGAGAACAACAATGACAGCTAAGGAAGCAGCTGAATATTTAGATATAAGTTATTGGTTAATATTAGAACTAGTTAAAAGAAAGGAAATACCTTGTATAGATTTAGGAAATAGAAAACTTTTTAGAAAACACTCACTTAATGAATGGATGAACAGAAAAGAACAAGAGTCTATTGAGTCTGAAGAATTAGAGT
- a CDS encoding helix-turn-helix domain-containing protein → MNTGERIRKIRVRSGISQYELARKVNHLNQSQISKIEKGQRRINDIDLVSISEALKVDISELLKED, encoded by the coding sequence ATGAATACAGGGGAAAGAATAAGAAAAATAAGGGTCAGAAGTGGAATTAGTCAATATGAACTTGCAAGAAAAGTAAACCATTTGAATCAATCTCAAATTTCAAAAATAGAGAAAGGACAAAGGCGGATAAATGATATTGATTTAGTATCAATATCTGAAGCGTTAAAAGTAGATATAAGTGAATTATTAAAGGAGGATTAA